A DNA window from Litorivicinus lipolyticus contains the following coding sequences:
- a CDS encoding NAD(P)/FAD-dependent oxidoreductase, whose translation MTTPQVAIIGAGIAGLACAHALRQHGIESIIYEKSRGPGGRISSKRTDNSSVDLGAQYFTARDPGFAALALQAEQAGALARWEPNLAMIDDAGIQASPDTQTRWVGAPRMGAFAHYLARDLRIEPATRIGEHRSLTELRAQFTSVVIATPADQARALLPDLKVPAQAPCWAVWIDIDRDQPFDAAFVKTGPLRWIANDASKPGRATRRRWVLHATPSWSDTNLELSAEQVLLKLTEAAGGLLPNAFRVEDGHAHRWRYARPWDDQTAMADACIDAGDHLWVAGDYCMGGRVEGAWLSGVAAAQRIMR comes from the coding sequence ATGACCACCCCACAGGTCGCCATCATCGGCGCCGGCATCGCCGGCCTTGCGTGTGCACATGCACTACGCCAACACGGCATTGAATCGATCATCTACGAAAAATCCCGCGGCCCCGGTGGCCGCATCAGCAGCAAACGCACTGACAACAGCAGTGTTGACCTGGGCGCGCAATACTTCACCGCACGCGATCCGGGTTTTGCAGCGCTGGCGTTACAAGCCGAGCAAGCCGGCGCGCTCGCACGTTGGGAACCGAACTTGGCGATGATTGATGACGCCGGCATTCAGGCGTCGCCCGATACACAAACGCGCTGGGTTGGGGCGCCGCGCATGGGGGCGTTTGCTCACTATCTGGCGCGCGACCTGCGGATTGAGCCGGCAACCCGCATCGGCGAGCACCGCAGTTTGACCGAGCTACGAGCCCAGTTCACGTCGGTGGTCATCGCAACCCCGGCCGACCAGGCCCGAGCATTACTGCCGGACCTAAAGGTACCGGCCCAGGCGCCCTGCTGGGCCGTCTGGATTGATATCGACCGCGACCAGCCGTTTGACGCAGCCTTTGTTAAAACCGGGCCGCTACGCTGGATCGCCAACGACGCCAGCAAACCGGGCCGGGCAACGCGGCGGCGCTGGGTGTTGCATGCCACGCCGTCGTGGAGCGATACCAACTTGGAGTTAAGCGCCGAGCAGGTGCTGTTAAAGTTGACCGAGGCGGCCGGGGGCTTGTTGCCCAACGCCTTTAGGGTGGAGGACGGCCACGCCCATCGCTGGCGCTACGCACGCCCATGGGACGACCAAACCGCGATGGCTGATGCCTGCATCGACGCGGGCGACCACCTGTGGGTGGCCGGTGACTATTGCATGGGTGGGCGCGTTGAAGGGGCTTGGCTGAGCGGCGTTGCCGCCGCCCAACGGATTATGCGTTAG
- the phrB gene encoding deoxyribodipyrimidine photo-lyase, with the protein MPHLVWLRRDLRVTDNPALSAACANTGDVITCVGLPDAQWQSHDLGAPARNLYQRRLTPLTADLCALNIPLLMLDGATFADQVNGLQALCKHHGITAVYVNREYEFNERARDRAVDQALAACSIQVHWFDDQCLVPPQTLKTGQGGPYSVFTPYRRRWEASLREEFNAPLSAPARRPALTLAPARLTAPDDPLAALWPVDNDSIQTRLERFVARPLDRYQTDRDLPALEGTSSLSPYLAIGAISARQVLHAVLQAAPHALDGASDANTFVSELAWRDFYKNLLVEAPRVSRARPFKVTTETLPWNPPGEAFERWCQGQTGVPLVDAAMRQLNTTGWMHNRCRMVVAMFLTKNLFIDWRHGERYFMQRLVDADLAANNGGWQWSASTGTDAAPYFRIMNPVSQSQRFDKNGDYIRRWVPELAAQDAKTIHAPFDAKAHPIGLKYPKPMVDLKRSRQQAIDTFKAHQQDSA; encoded by the coding sequence ATGCCCCACCTTGTTTGGCTTCGGCGCGATCTGCGCGTGACTGACAACCCGGCACTGTCCGCGGCCTGCGCCAACACCGGCGACGTCATCACCTGCGTCGGCCTGCCGGACGCTCAATGGCAAAGCCATGACCTCGGGGCGCCGGCACGCAACCTATACCAACGGCGACTGACACCGTTAACGGCTGACTTGTGCGCACTCAACATCCCGCTGTTGATGCTGGACGGGGCAACCTTTGCTGACCAGGTGAATGGCTTGCAGGCCCTATGTAAACACCATGGCATAACCGCGGTCTACGTCAATCGCGAGTACGAATTCAACGAGCGCGCACGCGATCGCGCCGTCGACCAAGCCTTGGCGGCATGTAGCATCCAAGTGCACTGGTTTGACGACCAATGTTTGGTGCCGCCCCAGACCTTAAAAACCGGTCAGGGTGGCCCCTACAGCGTATTCACCCCGTACCGGCGACGCTGGGAGGCGAGCCTGCGCGAGGAGTTCAACGCGCCCTTATCCGCACCGGCGCGCCGGCCAGCATTAACCCTGGCCCCGGCACGCCTGACCGCTCCCGACGATCCATTAGCGGCGCTGTGGCCGGTCGATAACGACAGCATTCAAACCCGTTTAGAACGCTTCGTGGCGCGCCCGTTGGACCGTTACCAAACCGACCGCGATCTGCCGGCGCTGGAAGGCACCAGCTCGCTGTCCCCCTATCTTGCCATCGGTGCGATCAGCGCCCGCCAGGTACTGCATGCTGTACTGCAGGCAGCTCCGCATGCGCTGGACGGTGCCAGTGACGCCAACACCTTTGTCAGTGAGCTGGCATGGCGAGACTTCTACAAGAACCTGTTAGTCGAAGCGCCGCGGGTAAGTCGTGCCCGCCCCTTCAAAGTCACCACCGAAACACTGCCCTGGAATCCTCCGGGCGAGGCCTTTGAGCGCTGGTGTCAGGGCCAAACCGGGGTTCCTCTGGTGGACGCGGCCATGCGTCAACTCAACACCACCGGCTGGATGCATAATCGCTGTCGTATGGTCGTAGCGATGTTTTTGACCAAAAACCTGTTTATCGATTGGCGCCACGGCGAACGCTACTTTATGCAGCGCCTGGTCGATGCCGACTTGGCGGCGAACAACGGCGGTTGGCAGTGGTCCGCCTCGACCGGGACCGATGCGGCACCGTATTTTCGGATCATGAACCCGGTCAGTCAAAGCCAGCGGTTCGACAAAAACGGCGATTACATCCGCCGCTGGGTTCCTGAACTTGCGGCCCAGGACGCGAAAACGATTCATGCACCCTTTGACGCCAAGGCACACCCGATCGGGCTCAAGTACCCGAAACCGATGGTCGATCTAAAACGCTCTCGGCAACAAGCGATTGATACCTTTAAAGCACACCAACAGGACAGCGCATAA